DNA from Deinobacterium chartae:
TCTCCGCGCGTGTCCGGCGCAGCCCCACCCCGGACGCAGCACCCCGAAAGGAACCATGCCCGAAAAAAACGAACACCTCGCCGAAGGTAACGGCACCCTGATCATCATCGGCGGCCACGAGTCCAAGGAGGGCCACAAGACCATCCTTGGCGAGATCGCGCGGCGCACGCAGGGCAAGCGGCTGGTCATCGCGACCGTCGCCTCGCACCAGCCCGAAGGCTACTTCGAGAAGTACCAGGAGGTCTTCGGCGAGCTCGGCGTGACCGATCTGGTCGAACTGTACGTCAAGGACCGCAGTGAAGCGCACCTCGAGGAGAAAATCGCCGCTTTTGACAACGCGGCGGGCGTGTTCTTCACCGGCGGCGACCAGCTGCGCATCACCAGCCAACTGGGCGACACGCCCATCTACTCGCGCATCTTCGAGATCTACCGCAACGGCGGGCTGGTCTGCGGCACCTCCGCCGGGGCCTCGGCGATGTGCGAGACCATGCTGGTGGGCGGCTCCGGCGACGAATCGCACCGCATCGGCGACTTGCAGATGGCGCCGGGCCTGGGCCTGGTGCGCAACGCGGTGATCGACCAGCACTTTGCCGAGCGCGGCCGCATGGGCCGCCTGCTGGGCGCGGTCGCCAAGAACCCGCGCAACCTGGGCATCGGTATCGACGAGGACACCGCCATCGTGCTCGACGACCACCGCGACTTCCGGGTGATCGGCAACGGCGCGGTGTACGTGATCGACGGCCGGGACATCTCGTGCTCCAACGTCGCCGAGGCGAGCAGCGACAGCGTGCTCTCGATCTACGACGTGCACCTGCACGTCCTCAGCGAAGGCGACGGCTTCGATCTGACCACGCGCCGCCCGACCCCGGCACGCAGGCTCGAGCGGGCGCAGGGCGACTGAACGGCGCAACTCAACGGCGTACTGTGTCGGGCCCGGTTGTCCAGCGGCAGCCGGGCCCACATACTGCTACCGGAGTTCTCATCCTCTCCGGAAGCGAGCGTGCCGTTCATGCCTTGGTCTCCTGCCCTCACACCCGCGTACCTCCCGGTCTCGGGCGTACGTACCCGCTATCTGGCGGCGGGCGACGGCCCCCCGCTGGTCCTGCTGCACGGCATCGGGCGCAGCCTCGAGGACTGGTCGGAGAGCGTCGCCCCGCTCAGCCGCCACCACCGGGTGTACGCGCCCGACCTGATCGGCTTCGGGTACACCGACAAGCCCGACGTGCCCTACAGCCTGCCCGGCCTGGCGCGTTTCGTGGCGCATTTTCTGGACGCCGTGCACGAGGCGCGGCCCGCCACCCTGATCGGCAACTCGCTGGGCGGAGCGGTGGCGCAGCGCTTCGCGGTGCAGTACCCCCGGCGCTGCCGGGCACTGGTCCTGGTGGGCAGCGCGGGCTTTGGCCGTGAGGTGGCGCTGGGCCTGCGCGCCCTGACCGTCCCGGGCCTGGGCGAGCGGCTGCTGCGACCGGGTCGCCGCAACGCCGAACGCGTGGTCCGCGCGCTGTTCCACGACCCGCGCTTCGTGACCGACGCGCGCATCCGGCTGGCCCAGGACCTGGCCGCGCAGCCCGGTGCGGCGCGCGCCTTTCTGACCGTCCTGCGCTCGCTCGGCACCTGGCACGGGGTGCGGCGTGCGTGGCGCGACGAGCTCGCCCGGCGCCTGGCCGCCCACGACCTGCCGACCCTGATCGTGTGGGGCGAGCGGGACCGCATCGTGCCTGCCCGCCACCTGAGCGCGGCGCGGCGCCTGTACCCGCGCGCGCGCGCCCACCTGTTCCCAGCCACCGGGCACCTTCCGCAGGTCGAGCGCGCCAGCGCGTTTTCCGACCTGATCTCGGACTTCCTCGAGGAGCACCGCTTATGACCGCGCACCACCACATCGCCATCATCGGTTCCGGCTTCTCCGGCCTGGGCATGGCCCTGGCGCTGCGGCGCCGGGGGCACTCGGACTTCGTGGTCTTCGAGCGGGCAGGCGAAGTCGGCGGGACCTGGCGCGACAACACCTACCCGGGCTGTGCCTGCGACGTGAAAAGTGACCTGTACTCGTTCTCGTTCGCTCCCAACCCCAACTGGAGCCACCGCTACGCCCGCCAGCCCGAGATCCTCGAGTACCTGCGCCGCAGCGCGGATGCCCTGGGGGTCCGGCCGCACATCCGCTTCGGTCACGAACTGCTGCGCGCCGAGTGGGATGACGCCGCGTCCCTGTGGCGCCTGGACACCAGCGGCGGCGCGTACACCGCGCAGCACCTGGTGTCCGGCCACGGCCCGCTCATCGAGCCGCGCTGGCCCGAACTTGCCGGCCTCGAGGCTTTCAGCGGGCCGCGCTTTCACTCGGCGCAGTGGGACCACACGGTGAAACTCGAGGGCCGCCGGGTCGCGGTGATCGGCACCGGGGCCTCGGCGATCCAGTTCGTGCCGCAGATTCAGCCGCTGGCCGCGCAGGTCACGGTCTTTCAGCGCAGCGCGCCGTGGATCATGCCGCGCCTGGATGCTCCTACCAGCCCGGTGCGGCGCAGCCTGTTCCGCCGCTGCCCGCCGCTGCAGCGCCTCGTGCGGCAGTGGATTTTCGCGCTTTCCGAGGTGCAACACCTCAGCTTCTCGGACCCGAGGATCAACCGCGTGGCCGAGCACCTCGCCCGGGCGCACCTCGAGGCGCAGATCAGCGATCCGGCGCTGCGCCGCAAGCTCACCCCCAGCTACCGCCCGGGCTGCAAGCGCATCCTGGTCAGCGACGATTACTACCCGGCCCTGAGGCAGCCCAACGTGGAACTGGTCACCGAGGCGCTGCGCGAGGTGCGGGGTAACACCCTGATCACCGCCGACGGAGCCCAGCGCCGCTTCGACGTGCTGATCGGGGCCACCGGCTTCAACGCCACCCGTCCGCCCATCGCGCGCCGCATCTTCGGGCAGGGCGGGCGGGCCCTGTCCGACGCCTGGGACACCCACATGGAGGCGCTGCACGGCACCACCGTGACCGGCTTTCCCAACCTGTTTCTGATCGTCGGGCCAAACACCGCGCTGGGGCACACCAGCATCGTGTACATCATCGAAGCGCAGGTGCACTACATCCTGCAGGCCCTCGAGTTCATGGAGCGCGAGCACCTGCAGGCCGTGTGGCCCCGAGCGGAAGCGCAGCAACGCTACAACGCCGCGTTGCAGGCGAAACTGCGCACGTCGGTGTGGGTGCAGGGCGGCTGCAGCTCGTACTACCTCGACGCGCACGGCCGCAACAGCACGCTGTGGCCCGAACGCGCCTCGCGCTTCCGCGCCACGCTGCGCCGCTTCGATCCGGAGCTGTACCACCTGCGGCTCAGCCCGCAGCGGCTTCCTGCGCGCTTCGCAGGCCCAGGGAGGGCCTGAACGTGCGGCCCTATCCCGTGCGCGGCGGCGTGGCGGTCGTCACCGGAGCGGCCAGCGGCATCGGGCGTGCCCTGGGAGTCGAGCTGGCCGCGCGCGGCAGCCACCTTGCCCTGATCGACCGCGACGCGGCGGGCCTCGAGGCGGTCACGTCCGAGCTGCGCGCGCGCCACCCGGACGTGCGCGTCAGTGCGCACCTCTTTGACCTTGCGCACCCAGACAGTATTGCGGACCTGACGGACGCGGTGCTGCGCGCGCAGCGCCGGGTCACGCTGCTGATCAACAACGCGGGTGTGGCCCTGGGCGGTCACTTCACCGAGTTGACCCTCGAGGAGTTCGAGTGGGTGATGAGCGTCAACTTCCGGGCGGTGGTCGCCATGACCGGGGCCTTCTTGCCCGCGCTGCGGTGCTCGCTCGACGCGCACGTCGTGAACGTCTCCAGCGTGTTCGGCCTGGTCGCCCCAGCCGGGCAGAGCGCTTACGCGGCCAGCAAGTACGCGGTGCGCGGCTTCAGCGAGGCGTTGCGGCACGAACTGGCCCCGCGCGGCGTGGGCGTGACGGTGGTGCATCCGGGCGGCATCCGCACCGCCATCGCCCGCAACGCGCGGACCGCGTCGGGCACCGATCCGGCGCAGGCCGAGCGGGGACGCCGCGAGATCGAGAAGGTGCTGCGCATGGATCCCGCGCAGGCTGCCCGCACCATCTTGAACGCCGCTGAACGCCGCCAGGGGCGCGTGCTGGTCGGGCATGACGCCGCGCTGCTCGACGTCGTGGCGCGGCTGCTCCCCGGCAGGTACTGGCAGGTCCTGGGTCCGCTCTTCGAGCGCGGGAGCTGAGCGAGGACTTCCGCGAGGCGCGGCGTTCCACCCGACACCGCGCCTCGGTCGCTCAGGCCTGACCGCCAGGGTTCTGGTCCAGCCAGCCCTGGCGCGCCTCGTCGAGGTTCACGTTCAGGTGCACGTGCGCGTCCACCCGGGCGATCATGCTGGCCGGAATCCAGTGGTGCTGCCCGTCGGTGTCGCGGGTCACCTTGATGTAATCGCCCTCGAGGCGGTCCACCTGGCCCAGGGTCTCGCCGTCTTGGGTGCGGATTTCCATGTGGGTCTGAATCGAGCGGGCGGTGCTGGGATCGAGTTGACGGCTGGGATCCATGGTCATGCGCTACTCCTTTCCGGCGTGCTCTTCCTGCCAGCGCGCGGTGATCTCGGTCAGGGGCAGCTTCAGGTGAACGTTCTCGTCCACGCGGTCCACCCACTCGAGCGGAATCCAGTGATGCCGCTGGTTCTCATCGCGGGTCAGCTTGATGCGGTCGTCCTCGAGGCGGTCCACGGTACCCACCTGGGTTTCGGTGACGTCCAGGACCGGCATGTGCTCGCGGATAGAACTGAAGATGTTGTCCAAGGTCATCCTCCTGCCTCGCCCGGCCTCAGGCCCGGGGCGGATGTTCGAGCCAGCGGCGCGCGGCCCCCTCGGGCGAAACGTGCAGCCGAACCTGTCGGTCCACCCACGACACCAGCGTCATGGGCAACCAGCGGTGCTCCCCGCCCGCGAGTTCCACCTCGAGGTGCGTGCCGTGTTGACGAACCACACGGCCTATCCGGCTGCTGTCGTCGCACACGACGGGCATGCCGGGCAAGATGGGACGGGGCGGGTTGATTTCACCGGTCAAGCTTCTCCTCCAAGTCGGGGAAACGGGCTCTGTGTTCCCGTTCTACCGCCCGCTTCTGCGTCCCGGGCAAGAGAAGGGTGAACGGACGGGCAAGGCGGTAGGCGGGGATGCAACGCTCAACTGAGCCTTTACGCGGCCCTCAGAAAGCGGCGCAGCGCCTTGGTCGGAGGGATTGGGGTGCCACGCGACCCGTCAGCGCGAGGAACCCGGCCCTCCGATCGGGTGGGCGTCCTGCCCGCTGCGTTCGAGCAGCGCGAACGCCTCCTCGAGGACGTCCTCGACCCGGACGTCGGCCACAAAGGACACGTCGTGCTCGCAGCGACTGCGAGTGGTGTCGGTGCCGCACACGGGGCAGTACAGCTGCCACGAGAACAGCACCGCGTGCCGCGCGGCCGTCACGGGCGCGGCATTGATGACGTTGCCGCACCAGTAGATGCCCACCGTGGGAGTTCCCACCGCCCCGGCGAGGTGGCGCGGTCCCGTATCGTTCGAGATGACCAGCGCGCTGCGTGACAGCAGACCGGTCAGACCGCCCAGCGACAGGCGGTCGCACAGGTTCAGCGCCGGGGCCCGCATGGCCGCCACCACCGCCTCCACCGCCGGGCGCTCGGAACCGGTCCCGGTGACCGCCACCTGCAGGCCGCGCTCGGCCAGGGCGTCTCCCACCCGCGCAAATTTCTCGGGAGGCCAGCGCCGCCGGGGATCGCTGGCTCCCGGGTGCAACACCACCCACTTTCCGGGGGCAACCACCCGCGCAGCCTCCTCGAGGTCACTGTTTATTACGGCCACGCGGGGCTCGAGCACCACCGGGGCAGCCCCGGCGGCGGCGGCCACCTCGAGGCCGCGCAACACCTCGTGGCGGTAAAACGGGTAGGGAACGTTCACCTCGAGGGGAAGGGCGTCGGGAGTGCGCGAGCCCACGGTGTGCCGGGCTCCCAGGGCCAGGGTGAACGGATTCGAGTAGCGCCCGCCGCCGTAAACTTGCACCGCGAGATCGAAACGCTCGGCGCGCATGCGCTCGAAAAAGTCCCGTTGCGCGGCCGTGTCGGGAACGCTGTCTTCGGGTGCTCCGACGCCGGGCGTGGGAGGAACCACCTCCACCCGGTCCACCGGGCCGGGCCTCCCACTCAGAAAGTCGCGGTGCCAGGCCTTGCCGAGCAGCACGATCTCTGCCTGCGGATAGGCGGCGCGCAGCGCCTCGAGGGCCGGAACGGTGACGATGTAGTCGCCCAGGGCGTTGGGGCGCAAGACGGCGATCTTGTTCACCCCGTCAAAGCGCGGCGCGGCCGTCAGCACGGCGCACCCCGCCCGCTCGCGCGCTGCACGGTCATACCTCGACCTCCAGCACCCGGGGCGCATCGACCTCACGGTTGCGGACGGTGGTCGGCAGTTCCTGGTGATACACGCCCGAGGGCATCAGCCCGCAGCCGCCGAACCGCGCCATCACCCGCAGTTGCGCCAGCACGTCCTCTCCGGCGTGCTCGGCAGGCAGTTCGCGCCAGAACGAAAATCCTCCGACCTGTCGGAGCCGGGCCGTGTCGTACAGCACGCAGCCGCCCACCCAGGCGACCTTGTAGGGCCGGGTAGCGTCCGGGGAGAGGCGCAGGCGGCGCTGTACGTGGTAGAGATTGGCGGCGTTGTGCAGCGTGTAGCGCTCCCACTGTGGAGTGCCGGGCCGCACGGTCTCGGGCTGCACCGGCCCTTCCCAGAAGGTCACCGCCTGCTGGTGGGGACGCACGTCGTTCCGGTACGACAACCCGATCACCGCGCTCCCCACGAAGCCGCAGCCCTCGGCGCGGATGGCCTCCAGCATCTGGCCGAGCACCCAGGGCTCGAGGATCAGGTCGTCGTCGAGAAACAGCGCATACGGCGCCCGGGCCTGGTCGAGCAGGAACTGGCGCTGCTCGGCCATGCCGCGGCGGGGCAGGTGCCGCAGGACCTCCACCATGCAGCCGTGCGCCTCGAGAACACGGATCGCGGCGCGCACCTCCCCGGACTCGCTGACCGGAACATCGCTCTGGTCAGAAACGATCACCCGGAAACGGCCCACGGTCTGGGCATTCAGCGAGGTCAGCGTGACCGCGAGCGCCGCCGGGCGGTTGCAAGTCGGAATCAGAACGTCGAGCATACGGTCTCCCTTGCCCTGAGTACCTCGAGGGCCGCCGCCGCGACGCGCGCGGCCGGGACCCGCTCGAGGCAGCGGTGATGTCCCTGCGGGCACACTGACTTGTAGCAGTAAGCGCAGCTCACCGCCTCGTTCAGCACGGCCCCGCCCACCTGCCACGGCGTGTGTTGCGGGTTGGTGAGCGCATAGAGCACCACCACCGGCGTTCCGACGGCGGCGGCGATGTGGGCCGGGCCGCTGTTGTTGGCGATCAAAAGCGGGGCCTGTTCGAGCAGCGCTGCGAACTCGGACAATCCGAGGCCCAGCAGCGTCGGCAGGTTCAGCCCGCTGCAAGCACGAACCTGCTCGACCAGCGCCTGTTCCTGCGCTCCCCCGGTCAGCAGCACGGTCACCCCCCGCTCGGCCAGCATCCGGGCAGCTTCCCCGAAACGCTCGGGCGCGTAGCGCCTCGAGGACGCGCTGGCCCCGGGGTGCAGCACCGCCCAGGGCCGTTCCGGATCAACACCGGTTCGCGCGAGGGCCCGCATGGCGGCCTCCCGGTCCTCGCAGGTGAGGCTCAGCCG
Protein-coding regions in this window:
- a CDS encoding glycosyltransferase family 9 protein, encoding MLTAAPRFDGVNKIAVLRPNALGDYIVTVPALEALRAAYPQAEIVLLGKAWHRDFLSGRPGPVDRVEVVPPTPGVGAPEDSVPDTAAQRDFFERMRAERFDLAVQVYGGGRYSNPFTLALGARHTVGSRTPDALPLEVNVPYPFYRHEVLRGLEVAAAAGAAPVVLEPRVAVINSDLEEAARVVAPGKWVVLHPGASDPRRRWPPEKFARVGDALAERGLQVAVTGTGSERPAVEAVVAAMRAPALNLCDRLSLGGLTGLLSRSALVISNDTGPRHLAGAVGTPTVGIYWCGNVINAAPVTAARHAVLFSWQLYCPVCGTDTTRSRCEHDVSFVADVRVEDVLEEAFALLERSGQDAHPIGGPGSSR
- a CDS encoding flavin-containing monooxygenase, whose product is MTAHHHIAIIGSGFSGLGMALALRRRGHSDFVVFERAGEVGGTWRDNTYPGCACDVKSDLYSFSFAPNPNWSHRYARQPEILEYLRRSADALGVRPHIRFGHELLRAEWDDAASLWRLDTSGGAYTAQHLVSGHGPLIEPRWPELAGLEAFSGPRFHSAQWDHTVKLEGRRVAVIGTGASAIQFVPQIQPLAAQVTVFQRSAPWIMPRLDAPTSPVRRSLFRRCPPLQRLVRQWIFALSEVQHLSFSDPRINRVAEHLARAHLEAQISDPALRRKLTPSYRPGCKRILVSDDYYPALRQPNVELVTEALREVRGNTLITADGAQRRFDVLIGATGFNATRPPIARRIFGQGGRALSDAWDTHMEALHGTTVTGFPNLFLIVGPNTALGHTSIVYIIEAQVHYILQALEFMEREHLQAVWPRAEAQQRYNAALQAKLRTSVWVQGGCSSYYLDAHGRNSTLWPERASRFRATLRRFDPELYHLRLSPQRLPARFAGPGRA
- a CDS encoding DUF2171 domain-containing protein encodes the protein MTMDPSRQLDPSTARSIQTHMEIRTQDGETLGQVDRLEGDYIKVTRDTDGQHHWIPASMIARVDAHVHLNVNLDEARQGWLDQNPGGQA
- a CDS encoding cyanophycinase, which translates into the protein MPEKNEHLAEGNGTLIIIGGHESKEGHKTILGEIARRTQGKRLVIATVASHQPEGYFEKYQEVFGELGVTDLVELYVKDRSEAHLEEKIAAFDNAAGVFFTGGDQLRITSQLGDTPIYSRIFEIYRNGGLVCGTSAGASAMCETMLVGGSGDESHRIGDLQMAPGLGLVRNAVIDQHFAERGRMGRLLGAVAKNPRNLGIGIDEDTAIVLDDHRDFRVIGNGAVYVIDGRDISCSNVAEASSDSVLSIYDVHLHVLSEGDGFDLTTRRPTPARRLERAQGD
- a CDS encoding glycosyltransferase family 2 protein, with amino-acid sequence MLDVLIPTCNRPAALAVTLTSLNAQTVGRFRVIVSDQSDVPVSESGEVRAAIRVLEAHGCMVEVLRHLPRRGMAEQRQFLLDQARAPYALFLDDDLILEPWVLGQMLEAIRAEGCGFVGSAVIGLSYRNDVRPHQQAVTFWEGPVQPETVRPGTPQWERYTLHNAANLYHVQRRLRLSPDATRPYKVAWVGGCVLYDTARLRQVGGFSFWRELPAEHAGEDVLAQLRVMARFGGCGLMPSGVYHQELPTTVRNREVDAPRVLEVEV
- a CDS encoding alpha/beta fold hydrolase — its product is MPWSPALTPAYLPVSGVRTRYLAAGDGPPLVLLHGIGRSLEDWSESVAPLSRHHRVYAPDLIGFGYTDKPDVPYSLPGLARFVAHFLDAVHEARPATLIGNSLGGAVAQRFAVQYPRRCRALVLVGSAGFGREVALGLRALTVPGLGERLLRPGRRNAERVVRALFHDPRFVTDARIRLAQDLAAQPGAARAFLTVLRSLGTWHGVRRAWRDELARRLAAHDLPTLIVWGERDRIVPARHLSAARRLYPRARAHLFPATGHLPQVERASAFSDLISDFLEEHRL
- a CDS encoding glycosyltransferase family 9 protein translates to MRPAETGWAAARHVLAVRLDAMGDLLMTGPALRALREGHPERRVTLLTSPAGAHAARLLPGVDEVMVYEAPWMKATAPRASAAPDRAFLEALRARRFDAAVIFTVYSQNPLPAALTCYLADIPLRLAHCRENPYQLLTDWVPEREPECGIRHEVRRQLDLVASVGCTLADERMRLSLTCEDREAAMRALARTGVDPERPWAVLHPGASASSRRYAPERFGEAARMLAERGVTVLLTGGAQEQALVEQVRACSGLNLPTLLGLGLSEFAALLEQAPLLIANNSGPAHIAAAVGTPVVVLYALTNPQHTPWQVGGAVLNEAVSCAYCYKSVCPQGHHRCLERVPAARVAAAALEVLRARETVCSTF
- a CDS encoding DUF2171 domain-containing protein, encoding MDNIFSSIREHMPVLDVTETQVGTVDRLEDDRIKLTRDENQRHHWIPLEWVDRVDENVHLKLPLTEITARWQEEHAGKE
- a CDS encoding DUF2171 domain-containing protein, translating into MTGEINPPRPILPGMPVVCDDSSRIGRVVRQHGTHLEVELAGGEHRWLPMTLVSWVDRQVRLHVSPEGAARRWLEHPPRA
- a CDS encoding SDR family NAD(P)-dependent oxidoreductase; translation: MRPYPVRGGVAVVTGAASGIGRALGVELAARGSHLALIDRDAAGLEAVTSELRARHPDVRVSAHLFDLAHPDSIADLTDAVLRAQRRVTLLINNAGVALGGHFTELTLEEFEWVMSVNFRAVVAMTGAFLPALRCSLDAHVVNVSSVFGLVAPAGQSAYAASKYAVRGFSEALRHELAPRGVGVTVVHPGGIRTAIARNARTASGTDPAQAERGRREIEKVLRMDPAQAARTILNAAERRQGRVLVGHDAALLDVVARLLPGRYWQVLGPLFERGS